In Crassostrea angulata isolate pt1a10 chromosome 6, ASM2561291v2, whole genome shotgun sequence, a genomic segment contains:
- the LOC128190555 gene encoding uncharacterized protein LOC128190555 — translation MQTEEYIGENKQKREINKKQFLIDWRSLEYIQFDVKSQTANENAATFEQDNIEADDDGLVLNGHSNTRRETVDSSNNVYYELGSSGLNDDNTDSLTENISAEESVNEYQHVAITGHYDVLSLRTNIDPINTNILRLYPERPRDE, via the exons ATGCAAACAGAAGAGTACATCGGAGAG aataaacaAAAGAGGGAAATTAACAAAAAGCAATTTCTTATAGACtggagatcgctggaatatatCCAGTTCGATGTAAAATCGCAGACCGCCAACGAGAATGCTGCAA CTTTTGAACAGGACAATATAGAAGCTGATGATGATGGATTAGTTCTAAATGGACATTCAAACACTCGCAGGGAGACAGTGGATAGttcaaataatgtttattaCGAATTAGGTTCGTCTGGTTTGAACGATGACAACACAGACAGTCTTACCGAAAATATTTCAGCTGAGGAATCTGTAAACGAGTATCAACATGTAGCAATCACAGGTCACTACGATGTGTTGTCTTTACGAACAAATATTGACCCTATTAATACAAATATTCTTCGACTTTATCCGGAACGCCCTCGTGATGAATAG